In Malania oleifera isolate guangnan ecotype guangnan chromosome 8, ASM2987363v1, whole genome shotgun sequence, a single window of DNA contains:
- the LOC131162046 gene encoding classical arabinogalactan protein 9-like — MAAPHSRSTISPSSPSPSTSPSLSLSRHLSLSLRLSLLLSFGSPPDTLSASHPHCSGRLPTTQTTQPPTRNPDNPATSPNKSCCPSQGVLPLLLQAIHSPLLRPPAVSHPPFQPRTTAKFSAASDRHPVNLPKQKLLPKPRRSSAAAPSHPQNSAPATCREPPREPSTATQPSARSPDGKTSRCRRSLLRSPVAPSADIHEVELRELEGI, encoded by the coding sequence ATGGCTGCTCCTCACTCCCGCAGCACCATCTCTCcatcctctccctctccctcaaCCTCAccatctctctcactctctcggCACCTCAGCCTCTCCCTCCGTCTCAGTCTCTTACTCTCCTTCGGCTCACCTCCAGATACCCTTTCAGCCAGTCATCCCCACTGCTCTGGCCGCCTCCCCACAACCCAGACAACCCAGCCGCCTACCCGCAACCCAGACAACCCAGCCACCTCCCCGAACAAAAGCTGCTGCCCAAGCCAAGGAGTTCTTCCGCTGCTGCTCCAAGCCATCCATAGCCCTCTGCTCCGGCCACCTGCCGTGAGCCACCCCCCGTTCCAACCACGCACAACCGCGAAGTTCTCTGCTGCTAGCGACAGGCATCCCGTGAACCTCCCCAAACAGAAGCTGCTGCCCAAGCCAAGGAGGTCTTCCGCTGCTGCTCCAAGCCATCCACAGAACTCTGCTCCGGCCACATGTCGTGAGCCACCCCGTGAACCATCCACAGCAACACAGCCATCAGCCAGGAGCCCCGATGGCAAAACCTCTCGGTGTCGTCGCTCCCTGCTCCGTTCTCCAGTAGCACCCTCAGCG